The proteins below are encoded in one region of Drosophila santomea strain STO CAGO 1482 chromosome 2R, Prin_Dsan_1.1, whole genome shotgun sequence:
- the LOC120445809 gene encoding activity-regulated cytoskeleton associated protein 1: MAQLTQMTNEQLHALIEAVRAAAVGAAGSAAAAAAEGADPTKGKGSFSTCTHSFGGARDHDVVEEFLANITLYKELEGISDENALKGISLLFYGMASTWWQGVRKEAVTWKDAIDLIRDHFSPTKPAYQVYMEFFQNKQDDHVPIDTFVIQKRALLAQLPSGRHDEDTELDLLFGLLNIKYRKHITRQSIRTFKDLLEQGRIIEHNNQEDQELVAASKNTRGSKRTTRCTYCSFRGHTFDNCRKRQKDRHEEQQEE; encoded by the coding sequence ATGGCTCAACTCACACAGATGACCAACGAACAGCTCCATGCGCTGATCGAAGCGGTAAGGGCGGCCGCCGTGGGCGCCGCCGGAAGtgcagcggcagctgcagccgAAGGAGCAGACCCCACCAAAGGCAAGGGCAGCTTCTCCACGTGCACACACAGCTTCGGCGGAGCGCGCGATCACGACGTGGTCGAGGAGTTCCTTGCCAACATCACGTTGTACAAGGAGCTGGAGGGGATCAGCGACGAGAACGCCCTGAAGGGCATCTCACTGCTGTTCTACGGAATGGCCAGCACCTGGTGGCAGGGCGTTCGTAAGGAGGCCGTGACGTGGAAAGATGCCATCGATCTCATCCGCGACCACTTCTCGCCCACCAAGCCCGCCTACCAGGTCTACATGGAGTTCTTCCAAAACAAGCAGGACGACCATGTACCCATTGACACCTTCGTGATCCAGAAGCGAGCGCTGCTGGCCCAGCTGCCCAGCGGCCGCCACGACGAGGATACGGAACTGGATCTCCTGTTCGGCCTGCTGAACATCAAGTACCGCAAGCACATCACCCGCCAGAGTATCCGTACCTTCAAGGATCTGCTGGAACAGGGCCGCATCATTGAGCACAACAACCAGGAGGACCAAGAACTCGTCGCCGCATCAAAGAACACCCGTGGCTCCAAGCGCACCACCCGCTGCACCTACTGCAGCTTCCGGGGCCACACCTTCGACAACTGCCGCAAGCGCCAGAAGGATCGGcacgaggagcagcaggaggagtaG
- the LOC120445858 gene encoding spermatogenesis-associated protein 20: MFRVRPLLPRIRSHLQTTLKLQADTSQSEPESVCRNLRLLHNGCRSRRVSNQKFRTMATGGEASKEVSGEEPAKQGNRLVASKSPYLLQHAYNPVDWYPWGEEAFEKARSENKIIFLSVGYSTCHWCHVMEHESFESPETAAIMNEKFVNIKVDREERPDIDKIYMQFLLMSKGSGGWPMSVWLTPTLAPLVAGTYFPPKSRYGMPSFNAVLKSIAKKWETDKESLLTAGSTLLNALQKNQDASAVAEAAFGVGSAIEKLSEAINVHKQRFDQTHGGFGSEPKFPEVPRINFLFHAYLVTKDADVLDMVIETLTQIGKGGINDHIFGGFARYATTEDWHNVHFEKMLYDQGQLMAAFANAYKVTRDETFLGYGDKIYKYLLKDLRHPLGGFYAGEDADSLPTHEDKVKVEGAFYAWTWDEIQAAFKDQAQRLDDITPERAFEIYAYHYDLKPPGNVPAYSDPHGHLTGKNILIVRGSEEDTIANFSLEADKFKNLLATTNDILHVVREQRPRPHLDTKIICAWNGLVLSGLCKLGNCYSANRDQYMQTAKELLDFLRKEMYDPEQKLLIRSCYGVAVGDETLEKNESQIDGFLDDYAFLIKGLLDYYKATLDVDVLHWAKALQDTQDKLFWDERNGAYFFSQQDAPNVIVRLKEDHDGAEPCGNSVSARNLVLLAHYYDENAYLQKAGKLLNFFADVSPFGHALPEMLSALLMHENGLDLVAVVGPDSPDTQRFVEICRKFYIPSMIIVHVDPSNPEEASNQRLQTKFKMVGGKTTVYICHERACRMPVTDPQQLEDNLMAYFFSKRD; the protein is encoded by the exons ATGTTCAGGGTCAGGCCGCTCCTCCCCCGCATACGAAGCCACCTGCAAACGACCTTGAAACTCCAAGCAGATACATCGCAATCCGAACCCGAATCCGTCTGTCGGAACCTACGACTCCTACACAACGGTTGTCGTAGTCGCCGCGTGAGCAA CCAGAAATTCCGGACAATGGCCACCGGAGGAGAAGCATCCAAGGAAGTGTCCGGAGAGGAGCCCGCCAAGCAGGGCAACCGCTTGGTCGCCTCCAAGTCGCCGTATCTTCTGCAGCATGCCTATAATCCAGTGGACTG GTACCCGTGGGGCGAGGAGGCTTTCGAGAAGGCTCGCAGCGAGAACAAAATCATCTTCTTGTCAGTGGGCTACTCCACCTGTCACTGGTGCCATGTAATGGAGCACGAATCGTTCGAGAGCCCCGAAACGGCTGCCATTATGAACGAAAAGTTTGTAAACATCAAGGTGGATCGGGAGGAGCGACCGGACATCGACAAGATATACATGCAGTTCCTACTGATGTCCAAGGGCAGTGGGGGTTGGCCGATGAGTGTGTGGTTAACTCCCACTTTGGCTCCACTGGTGGCGGGAACTTACTTCCCCCCAAAATCCCGATATGGAATGCCCTCATTTAACGCTGTTCTCAAATCCATTGCTAAGAAGTGGGAAACCGACAAGGAGTCCCTTCTAACAGCCGGATCGACTTTGCTCAATGCTTTACAGAAGAACCAGGACGCTTCTGCTGTGGCAGAAGCGGCGTTTGGAGTTGGAAGTGCTATTGAAAAGCTGAGCGAAGCCATCAACGTCCATAAGCAGCGATTCGACCAGACCCATGGAGGTTTTGGCTCGGAGCCCAAGTTTCCAGAGGTGCCGCGCATAAACTTTCTTTTCCACGCCTACCTTGTCACTAAGGACGCGGATGTCCTGGACATGGTGATTGAAACACTAACTCAAATTGGAAAGGGTGGTATAAATGACCACATTTTTGGCGGCTTTGCTCGCTACGCCACCACTGAGGATTGGCACAACGTCCACTTTGAAAAGATGCTCTACGATCAGGGTCAACTAATGGCGGCCTTTGCCAATGCCTATAAGGTGACCAGGGACGAAACATTTTTGGGCTATGGCGATAAAATCTACAAGTACTTGCTTAAGGATCTACGACATCCTTTGGGGGGCTTCTATGCTGGTGAGGATGCGGATTCTCTGCCCACCCACGAAGATAAAGTAAAGGTAGAGGGAGCATTCTACGCTTGGACCTGGGATGAAATTCAAGCTGCGTTCAAGGATCAGGCGCAGCGACTTGACGACATTACGCCCGAGCGGGCCTTTGAGATATATGCTTACCACTACGATCTTAAGCCACCGGGAAATGTTCCCGCCTACAGTGATCCCCATGGTCATCTCACTGGCAAGAACATTCTAATCGTAAGAGGATCAGAGGAAGACACCATTGCTAACTTTAGCTTGGAGGCGGATAAATTTAAGAACCTGCTGGCGACAACCAATGATATATTGCACGTTGTCCGGGAACAGCGACCGCGTCCGCATCTGGACACCAAGATTATATGCGCCTGGAACGGCCTGGTGCTGTCGGGACTCTGTAAGCTAGGCAATTGCTACTCCGCTAACAGGGATCAGTATATGCAGACAGCAAAGGAACTTCTCGATTTCCTGCGCAAGGAAATGTATGATCCGGAACAGAAGCTGCTCATCCGTTCCTGCTATGGTGTGGCCGTTGGTGATGAAACCCTGGAGAAGAATGA ATCGCAAATCGATGGATTCCTTGACGACTATGCGTTCCTCATCAAGGGCTTGCTGGACTACTACAAAGCCACACTCGACGTAGATGTGTTGCATTGGGCAAAGGCGTTGCAGGACACCCAGGACAAGCTTTTCTGGGACGAGCGAAACGGAGCGTATTTCTTCTCGCAGCAGGATGCGCCCAATGTTATTGTGCGACTCAAGGAAG ACCACGATGGAGCCGAGCCGTGTGGTAACAGTGTATCCGCCCGCAATCTCGTCCTACTGGCACACTATTATGACGAAAATGCCTATCTTCAGAAGGCCGGAAAACTGCTGAACTTCTTTGCCGACGTATCGCCCTTCGGCCACGCTCTCCCAGAGATGCTTTCCGCCCTGCTGATGCACGAAAACGGCCTGGATCTTGTGGCAGTGGTGGGCCCGGATTCGCCAGACACCCAGCGATTCGTGGAAATTTGTCGCAAGTTTTATATCCCAAGCATGATCATAGTACACGTGGATCCGTCGAATCCAGAAGAAGCCTCCAATCAGCGCTTGCAGACAAAGTTTAAGATGGTAGGCGGTAAAACTACAGTATACATTTGTCACGAGCGAGCTTGTCGTATGCCAGTTACCGATCcgcagcagctggaggatAACCTAATGGCATATTTCTTCTCAAAACGTGATTAG
- the LOC120445159 gene encoding activity-regulated cytoskeleton associated protein 2 codes for MTQMSDEQFRIFIETIKSLGPIKEEEPPSKGSFNNCTVRFSGQRDHDAVDEFITAVETYKEVEGISDKDALKGLPLLFRSIAVVWWKGVRRDAKTWPDALQLLRDHFSPTKPSYQLYMEIFETKQAHGEVIDSFVCKQRALLAKLPEGRHDEETELDFIYGLMQPKYRESIPRHEIKTFRELLDRGRNVERTKY; via the coding sequence ATGACGCAGATGTCCGACGAGCAGTTTCGCATATTCATCGAAACCATTAAATCGCTGGGGCCGATCAAAGAGGAGGAGCCGCCATCCAAGGGCAGCTTCAACAACTGCACGGTGAGATTCAGTGGCCAGCGGGATCACGATGCCGTGGACGAGTTCATCACTGCCGTGGAGACGTACAAGGAGGTGGAGGGCATCAGCGATAAGGATGCGCTCAAGGGACTGCCGCTGCTCTTCAGAAGCATTGCGGTGGTGTGGTGGAAGGGTGTGCGCCGGGATGCCAAGACCTGGCCGGATGCACTCCAGCTGCTGCGCGATCACTTCTCGCCCACCAAGCCCTCCTACCAGCTCTACATGGAGATCTTCGAGACGAAGCAGGCCCACGGCGAGGTGATCGACTCATTCGTCTGCAAGCAGCGAGCCCTCCTCGCCAAGTTGCCGGAGGGACGACACGACGAGGAGACGGAGCTGGACTTCATCTACGGACTGATGCAGCCCAAGTACCGGGAGAGCATTCCCCGCCACGAGATCAAGACCTTCCGGGAGCTACTTGATCGCGGCCGTAACGTGGAGCGCACAAAGTACTGA
- the LOC120446470 gene encoding uncharacterized protein LOC120446470 has protein sequence MHKTHRLTTDSQYMEVEGLLQAMDMPTSHDPEAELEPESTSLCRLSRYNVTNLYDGPAGGGSTLASGRQRCYTMPHVPPPAPPSTPTLLTSGGGGSSNSVSVSISPTCSAGSHPLDSQSLSQSPLNHFIYVKNGKNLRRESRCVDSELSKLLNVVSITNRLTAIKNRSNSISNSSGILNASRTISKLNGATATKIFKIHRDPKEFLRETDEDSVSAPEYDEEEEDTRFRFFRRARFSRRYSTARSGRKFARKFARFEHHERMETIVDSFDAAMSFNDADT, from the exons ATGCACAAAACACACCGTCTCACCACCGACAGCCAGTACATGGAGGTCGAAGGCTTGCTGCAG gCCATGGACATGCCCACCAGCCACGACCCGGAGGCGGAACTAGAACCGGAGTCCACGTCGCTGTGCCGCCTGAGCCGCTACAACGTGACCAACCTGTACGATGGGCCGGCGGGAGGGGGTTCCACTTTGGCCTCGGGCCGCCAGCGTTGCTACACAATGCCGCATGTGCCACCTCCAGCGCCGCCATCCACGCCCACTCTGCTGACCAGCGggggcggcggcagcagcaactccgTATCCGTCTCCATCTCGCCCACCTGCTCTGCTGGAAGCCATCCCTTGGATAGCCAAAGTTTGAGCCAGAGCCCCTTGAACCACTTCATCTACGTAAAGAATGGCAAGAACCTGCGTCGCGAATCGCGCTGCGTCGACTCGGAGCTGTCCAAGTTATTGAACGTGGTGTCCATCACAAACCGGCTGACGGCTATTAAGAACCGCAGCAATTCCATTTCGAATTCCAGTGGAATACTCAATGCCTCGCGCACCATATCGAAGTTAAACGGGGCGACGGCCACCAAGATCTTCAAGATTCATCGGGATCCGAAAGAGTTTCTGCGCGAAACGGACGAGGATTCGGTGTCGGCGCCGGAGtacgacgaggaggaggaggacacGCGCTTCCGTTTCTTTCGGCGAGCGCGCTTCTCGCGGAGGTACAGTACCGCGCGATCCGGACGGAAATTCGCGAGAAAGTTCGCTCGATTTGAGCACCATGAGCGCATGGAGACCATCGTGGATAGTTTCGATGCAGCCATGAGCTTCAATGATGCAGACACCTGA
- the LOC120446072 gene encoding general transcription factor IIH subunit 1, with protein MTTSSEDVLLQMGEVRYKKGDGTLYVMNERVAWMAEHRDTVTVSHRYADIKTQKISPEGKPKVQLQVVLHDGNTSTFHFVNRQGQAAMLADRDKVKELLQQLLPNFKRKVDKDLEDKNRILVENPNLLQLYKDLVITKVLTSDEFWATHAKDHALKKMGKSQEIGVSGAFLADIKPQTDGCNGLKYNLTSDVIHCIFKTYPAVKRKHFENVPAKMPEAEFWTKFFQSHYFHRDRLTAGTKDIFTECGKIDDQALKAAVQQGAGDPLLDLKKFEDVPLEEGFGSVAGDRNVVNSGNIVHQNMIKRFNQHSIMVLKTCANVNSAPSNMTNGTNNANGPVSQSAYTNGMNGKGQATATATKSSTDQVDKDEPQSKKQRLMEKIHYEDLGDPLLEGDDDTANGEKAKSKQFELSKVERYLNGPVQNSMYDNHNDPMSLEEVQYKLVRNSESWLNRNVQRTFICSKAAVNALGELSPGGSMMRGFQEQSVGQLVPNDFQRELRHLYLSLSELLKHFWSCFPPTSEELEAKLQRMHETLQRFKMAKLVPFENRAMHELSPLRSSLTQHMNQLLRTANSKFATWKERKLRNTR; from the exons ATGACCACCAGCAGTGAGGACGTGCTGCTCCAGATGGGCGAGGTGCGGTACAAGAAGGGCGACGGCACGCTCTACGTAATGAACGAGCGTGTGGCCTGGATGGCGGAGCACCGGGACACGGTGACGGTCTCCCACCGCTATGCGGATATCAAGA CCCAAAAGATATCTCCAGAGGGCAAACCAAAGGTGCAGCTGCAAGTGGTACTCCACGACGGCAATACCTCAACCTTCCACTTCGTCAATCGCCAGGGACAGGCCGCTATGCTTGCCGACAGGGACAAGGTCAAGGAGCTGTTGCAGCAGTTGCTTCCCAACTTCAAGCGTAAGGTGGACAAGGACCTGGAGGACAAGAACCGCATCCTCGTTGAGAATCCCAACCTGCTGCAGCTTTACAAGGACCTCGTCATAACCAAAGTCCTAACCAGCGATGAGTTCTGGGCAACTCATGCCAAGGATCACGCTCTTAAGAAAATGGGCAAGTCCCAAGAGATCG GTGTTTCTGGCGCCTTTTTGGCCGACATTAAGCCGCAAACGGACGGCTGCAATGGCCTCAAGTACAACCTCACCTCTGATGTGATTCACTGCATTTTCAAGACCTATCCCGCCGTTAAACGCAAGCATTTTGAGAATGTGCCTGCCAAAATGCCCGAGGCCGAGTTTTGGACCAAGTTTTTCCAGTCACACTACTTTCATCGCGACAGACTGACAGCCGGCACAAAGGATATATTCACTGAGTGCGGCAAGATCGATGACCAGGCATTAAAAGCCGCTGTCCAGCAGGGAGCTGGTGATCCCTTGCTAGACCTTAAAAAGTTTGAGGATGTTCCTTTAGAAGAGGGCTTTGGCAGCGTAGCCGGAGATCGCAACGTCGTGAACAGCGGGAACATTGTGCACCAAAACATGATCAAGCGATTCAACCAGCATTCCATCATGGTGCTCAAGACCTGTGCTAACGTGAACTCAGCGCCGTCAAATATGACCAATGGTACCAATAATGCCAACGGGCCTGTTTCTCAATCCGCCTATACGAACGGTATGAATGGAAAGGGCCAGGCCACGGCCACCGCCACGAAGAGTTCCACCGATCAGGTGGACAAAGACGAGCCGCAGAGCAAAAAGCAACGACTGATGGAAAAGATTCACTATGAGGATCTAGGGGACCCTCTATTGGAAGGAGATGATGATACCGCCAACGGAGAAAAGGCCAAGTCTAAGCAGTTCGAACTGTCCAAAGTGGAGCGTTACCTTAACGGTCCTGTCCAGAACAGCATGTACGACAACCACAACGATCCAATGAGTCTGGAAGAGGTGCAGTATAAGCTGGTGCGCAACTCGGAGTCTTGGCTGAACCGCAACGTCCAACGGACGTTCATCTGTTCCAAGGCGGCGGTAAATGCTCTGGGGGAGCTGAGTCCTGGCGGTTCCATGATGCGCGGTTTTCAAGAGCAGTCAGTGGGGC AACTTGTACCGAATGACTTCCAACGAGAGCTGCGCCACCTATACCTTTCGCTGTCCGAGCTGCTGAAACACTTTTGGAGCTGCTTTCCGCCCACCTCGGAAGAGCTGGAGGCAAAGTTACAGCGTATGCACGAGACCTTGCAGCGCTTCAAAATGGCCAAACTAGTGCCTTTTGAG AACCGCGCCATGCACGAGCTCTCGCCACTGCGCTCCTCGCTGACCCAACACATGAACCAGCTGCTGCGCACCGCCAACAGCAAGTTCGCCACTTGGAAGGAGCGAAAACTGCGGAACACCAGGTAG